The sequence GCTTTCAAGaacaatcaaacttctaaatcatcaatcctctctttcacaaataatatacataacctcctatttctaacaggcCCTCATCCACTCCACCAACACCAACTTGGTTAAGTGGTGCCCTATCTGAGTATTTGTGAAATGATTTATGTAAAACTGATATCTTCATTTATTTAttgatacatgtatatatatatatatacaaagaagAAACTCTATTCTAGGTATGTGGTCAAACCACTTTCTAAGATGCTTTAACTAAGCTATCTATTCCTATCTTTATTAGTCACGTACAACTGAATGTACAACAATCGCATTGTACAACAATCAGTACCAAAATCACTATTGCAATTAATGTGTTTTTTGATTAATTAGTTTTCCCAATTGTATATAAGAATCATACTTCAAGTGCTTAAGTTACCTCAAGACCGAGAAGATATTTCAACATATATGTCAATGAAAATATCAGCCAAATATAAGGTTtaatagcaagattaataggtaaaTAATAGAAAAGGGACCTGTAAGGCTGTAATGCATGTTTATAACAAAAATATGAGCATTGCAGATGATTATTTAGCAGGCCTTGCGGTTGTAACTATGACCTTAACAAAATAGCACAATTAGAAGAATGATCATATATCATCAAGCAACATTATAATAAGAAAAATGTAAGGAAAGAAGATTAGCCAAATATCATCAAGCAACATTATAATGAGTTGTAATTCAAGAAATCAAAGATACAGAGACTTTAAGTATCACAGGAATAAAAAATAAACAAACTTTGATTATATGGTGTCTGCATAGATTGAAGATACATAAACATTCTGAGAATAGAAAACATAAACAAGGTTATTTGACTTGAAATATATATCATGATCATACCAACATGAAGAGTTCAAAAACAAAAATCAGACCAAAACgattagagaaaatataaagtacAATCTTAAACCTAAATACTTACATTAAATAAAAGTTCGTTTTACCCTAAAGTTCGTTTTACCCTAATTCGCAGTAATAGGCTCTATTTGCAACAAAGATACCACAACAACAAAGAAACCCTAATCAAATAAAAAATATCAAAGAAATAAATATATAAGAACATCACCGCGTGATCTTTTCGGCGATTGATCAGGTTTAAAATACAGCGTAATTTATAACCTTGTCAGTCAAAAGCTAACTTTCAAAGTCAAACAAACGGTCATATTAATATTATGAACAATATTATTGCGCTAGATGCTGCGTATTTCTCGGTACAACCTCAATGTCCAGTGCAGAGGCCGAATATCTTGGTGTTGTCAACGCCGTTGCTAATACTTGTTGTATTCGTAACCTTCTCTGAGAGCTCTACTGCCCACTATTTTCGGCTACCCTTGTCTACTGTGACAACGTCATTAGTGTCAATCTCTGATTCAATATAATCCAACATCGACGGACCAAAAACATTGAGATTGACAATCACTTTGTTCGGGATCTTGTGACAAAAGGCCCAGTTCGTGTTCTTCACGTACCATCTCGCTATCAGTAtgcagacatcttcaccaaagaACTTCGGACAAGTCTATTTGATGAGTTTCGATACAGTTTGGGTGTTCATTTACTCCCGGGTATTAAAATTTACATACAAACAGATACTTACGAACCAAAGTCAGATAGACATTGACATCGAACACAATGGTTAGGACAACGTTCGGATCGTACCCCACTAACTTTTATTCGGTTACCCTAAATATAATTTTAAAGTATTGTACTagacaatatcataaaacatgttTAGTGTTCTACGGATGAAAATTAATGGTGTACCCATCTATCAGTGATAGACTATCACCTTGAAAGAAATTGCTTGCAAGTCCTCGGACGTTCGGACCTTTTGTTTGATTCCGACTGTGGATCGCGATCTCACACGCTAAAAAGAGGTTCTTTTTGCCATCGTAATCTAGGTTCTTTTTGCCATCGTAATCTATCTCTGTGAACAAATCAAAATGGAGACTCCAAAGGTGTTTTAATGTCAAAGGGACTATAAATGCATCCCAACACATTATGATATAATATTTCTTTATTTAAATGCGACAGCAGGCAAGTTGCTTCTTTCAGGTTCTCGTTCTTTGGTTTGTACGGTGGTTGATACAAAGAGAGGGTCCTTAATCTTTTGTTGACGTCATGATTGAGAACCCTCTTTGGTTTTGCTTTTTTATTTGGTTAGGGTGTTCTTTTGCTTGTTTATTTGGTGTCTTGTTCTCGTGTTTCATTGTGAGCTCTTGTTTAGTTGTTTCGTTTTAGGTTGTGCtcggaagttttttttttttttgtatcctTGATTTTTAGGGCTTCATCTTAAACGCTAAGCGGAGGAGTCGGTTTCAACAACCACCTGTGAAGACGGACGAAGGTCTGCAATAAGACTTTGTAACTATAAATTTCTTAAAAGAAGAAAGATCTTAGCATGTGAAGTCTTGCTTACTACCTCCTAATACAAGAAAGGATTGTGGGCTAGATTTAAAGTTTCATCTTTTGGATGAAGTAATCCCAATTAGTGATAAGTATTATGTTTTTTTCGCTAAAAAATACGTTACTAATACCATTGTCTAAAATCAAATTCGAATACTCGTGAACATGATGAACTCTCAAATGCATTCATAATGCATCACCAACCAAATGGATGATATAACTTTACCTGTCTTCTTCTACTTGTTCTTATTCAAATCCATTTCTGGTGCCGATGATTGTCGCACGTCCTTATGCAGCTCAACCAGTCCTTAACTACGTCGTATCCATAGTCAACAGTCATCACATTGTGGGTGGGTTTCCTGGTTTTGAAACCACTCGTGCAACGAAAGAAATCAAACAATGCTTCACTTAACACCTACGCGTTCATACATCGTCAACAAAATCTCCTATAGTGCACAGGTAATGTATCTAATCTAGTGACTTCTATAAAGTAAATTGATTCACAATTTATTTATACATTACAACAAAAATTCACAAATTATGACTCAAAGTTACTTCGTTCCTCATTTTATTCTGACTGTATACCTAAGCTAAATTCAAATTATGGTTTGCAGATCATCTACATTGATCCTGAGTTATACAAACTGAAACGTTTAACAGAGTTTAATCTAACAGGAACACCTTTTGATTTCAGTAGTCAAAGAAGCTATATGTTTTACAACTGTTCTATATAGAAGTCGAATTACTAGTTTCCAGCAGTTTCATTAACGTGTCTAGGGAGTGTGAATCACTAGGAAGAGGAGGAGGAGGAGGGAGGGGGGTGCTTTTACTATATACACGTGCCTTAACCAGTTATAACATGACAGTTTTAGATCCTTTTTCTAAGTAACAAATATATAATGCTAGTGAGATATGAACTAGAAACAACTATTCATCAAACTGAAGGTACTTCAATACTAACTAACCAATTCACTATCACTTCCCTAGTTCCCTTCACTTCACTACGTATACATAAAGGAAAGATGATATTAGTTTGAATGACAAGGGTCCAACATCGAAGTTGTGCAAAAATTGTATATGTTACTCCGTACTACGCATTGTCCATATAGGTCTGTTAATTAACCTAAGATACGTATAATGCATCATACAAAATTCATCATATGATTAACAAACGACAACATATATTCAATAATTTTGGAAGGCTTGTAACAAGCTTCATACAGAAATGATATAATAGAAACTAGAAAACATTATACACAAGACCAGTAGCACCAAAATGTTGCAAAAGAGTTCACCAATGGAAAAGTTCAGCAATTTCACCAAGTTCACCATCTTTGATTAATATGATGTCAAGACAGACGTGTGCGATGTATGAAGAGAAGTCAAACGTGAATAAGGATGCGGTAAAGGGCCAATGATTTGATAGTAAATATTGTCACGTAGTGATCAACAAACAGAAGCACGAGTGTCGATCCAAATACCATAAAGCTGCACACAAAGGAGATCACCGAGAATGCATGCGCTTCAAACACAATTTCAGTCTTACCTTCATACCTCGATTGAATAACGCTCAGCAACATAGCATACTGTGTGAGAAAAAGCAAGGCATGATAAAAGAGTTCGAGATGATTGTCAACCCTGGCATTACAATTCTTACTCCTCACATTAACATTTTCGACCCTGGCATCAGCATTTTCGACCCCGCCATAAGCATTCTCGATCCCGTCACAAGCATTCTCAAGTTTGACACAAGCATTCTCGAGCTTGGCACAAGCATTCTCGAGCCCATTCTCGAGCTTGGCGCAAGCATTCTCGAGCTTGGCACGAGCATTCTCGAGCTTGGCAGAAGCATTCTCGAGATTGGCACAAGCATTCTCGATGCTGACAAGAATGATAAAACAAACAACAAAATTAGAATAGGAAGCCAATTGATTTGTTAGCATACTAAAATCGTGAAATTATTCTGAATCATTTGGTTAAAATAACACAAACATATACTCCGAAATTAACTCCATATGATAGAATAACTGTGTAAATTTAATTGGTGCAAGCAAAAGGATATCATAAGCATTAGACGACTTGTAACGCGCACAAACCCACGCCTGAAAATAACCAACTACTCTCTAGAAATAAATACAACCAACCACCTGAAAATACCACTTGATTTTTTGCAGAAAACCAATTCTTAACGAAAACTCTAGAGATATAATGTACATAAGATTATAGATTGTGCACCTAAATTACTTGCAAAAGGTCTTAGATTTGAATCCTAGGTTTGAATCATGCCCAGGTCGGATTTTGTGGTGGTAACTGGTAAgagaagggttggaaacagcccgGAGTAATCTTGATGGTCTGCTTACATTAGTATAAGAATGGAATACTCGCTATCCAAAAAAAAACCTTCTAAATTTTAACATAAGAGAAATATTACTATATTATTAGATATAACAATAGACAGAGAGAACTCACAGAGGTGTAGATTCATCCATATCAGGAATCGCAACCGCTCCCGCTCCACCATTACAGTTAACAGCATTCAAATCGCCGTCCATTGACCGGATtttacaaaaccctaattttgattttGAGTGACAATAGACTTCTCCGTTTAAGTGATAAAAAACCAAAGATACTGGAAGGTAATTAATTGCTCTACGGGCATTAACTTTCCCCTACCCTCCGCTTTTATTTAATTACAATTATAGCCCAATACTCTAATTTATTGACAAAACAAAACAAAGCAAAGCAAACAATTTTACATTGTTTACGGGTATGAGTGGCACGATGGGGAAATCCGGGACCCAATATTTGTTGAGTCATGCTCGGGTTGGGTATACGGGTCTAAGGTCGGTATGAGGATGGTTTTTAAATTTTTGTGCGGGTTCGGGTATGAGGATGGTTTTAGATATAAACCCGATTATCCGCCCTGTATACCCGAAAAAAGACTCGAAAACGTATAACCAACCCGTTTAAATTTCAATAAAATATAATATActgacatattttttttatataatataaggAAATTTATTGATAATAAGGTATGTAAGCTTGATAATATACATGTATTAGAAAGTAAACGGGGACCCGAAAACCCGTGAGATTACACGTTTATCCGCTAGTTAGTTTGTAAATGAGGACCCGTCGAGTATGGGACGGGTTTTCTAATCAGGTTCGGGATTACCCTTACCCTGCCCATACCCGGCCTGATTCCCTATTTACTAGATATTCAAATTTTAAGCCTTGTCTCTCTCGTCATTTTCCCTCCCATCGTTTATAAGCATAATTTTAGGCTCAACCACTGCTGGCCTCCGACACCTCGCTGGAGGTCCGGTTGACCACTTTTCTAGTCGTTTTCCCTCACTTTCTTTTGCAGAATGAATGAGGAATAACTCTTATTTACTATGAGTGAGGAATAACTCTTAGGAGAAGGAGAACAATTCTACTCAAAACAACTTCAATCAGGAATGTCAATACAATGTTAACGGGTGTTTAATGGACACATTACCAGAAACCGTGTGTAAGCTGCAACATGTGGGTACATGCAATGCGAAGGGGAAGATTGAGGCATAACATCTAAAAGAGGAAGTGAGGGTCCAATACATGGTTATTCGTGAAAACGCACATGCAGACCCTTGGATGTCGGTATGTCAGGGCAACCCAAAACAAAATACATGATGCTAATAAGCGACGATCCTATATTGGATTAAAAATAGCATCAAAATCGATATGAGATTTATAATGGCAAATGTAACGCAGGACACCATAGAGTCAGATCCTAACCGCCACCTACCATTTGGGATGAGACTCACGACATTGTTTCATTATAAGATCGTGG comes from Rutidosis leptorrhynchoides isolate AG116_Rl617_1_P2 chromosome 4, CSIRO_AGI_Rlap_v1, whole genome shotgun sequence and encodes:
- the LOC139844084 gene encoding uncharacterized protein, with amino-acid sequence MDGDLNAVNCNGGAGAVAIPDMDESTPLIENACANLENASAKLENARAKLENACAKLENGLENACAKLENACVKLENACDGIENAYGGVENADARVENVNVRSKNCNARVDNHLELFYHALLFLTQYAMLLSVIQSRYEGKTEIVFEAHAFSVISFVCSFMVFGSTLVLLFVDHYVTIFTIKSLALYRILIHV